One region of Candidatus Thorarchaeota archaeon genomic DNA includes:
- a CDS encoding 30S ribosomal protein S3 codes for MPAVKYFIEQSSKRLLIDEYFWRELNAAGYGGVEIRKMPMKTEVIIHAARPGVVIGRRGAKIRELTEVLENKFGVENPQVEVTEIENPWLDARVMASRLARQLERGVRFRRMAYWILRRIIRAGALGCEITVRGKLSSRRARYQKFRYATVSKTGEPAMNFVDDAIDFAILKPGTIGVHVRIMMPGSKMPGVIYVKKTKKKAKEPQLLKEPGEAGEAAEGEEEEAEEEPEVVEEALEGITDMDELRELEELDSLDLIDEEGDGDKGGNDE; via the coding sequence ATGCCGGCAGTGAAGTACTTCATTGAACAGAGCTCAAAGCGCCTGCTGATAGACGAGTACTTCTGGCGAGAACTCAACGCAGCAGGGTATGGAGGCGTTGAGATACGCAAGATGCCCATGAAGACAGAAGTGATCATTCATGCGGCGAGACCGGGTGTTGTCATCGGTCGGCGAGGAGCGAAGATAAGAGAACTCACAGAGGTCCTTGAGAACAAGTTTGGAGTCGAGAACCCTCAAGTAGAGGTCACCGAGATTGAGAACCCGTGGCTGGATGCCCGAGTCATGGCCTCAAGACTGGCTCGCCAGCTTGAACGAGGAGTGCGTTTTCGACGAATGGCATACTGGATTCTGAGGCGAATCATCAGAGCAGGTGCCCTGGGCTGTGAGATTACAGTCAGAGGAAAGCTGTCAAGCAGAAGGGCAAGATATCAGAAGTTTAGGTATGCGACCGTGTCCAAGACCGGCGAACCAGCAATGAATTTCGTCGACGATGCAATCGACTTTGCAATACTGAAACCTGGCACGATTGGAGTGCATGTGAGAATCATGATGCCGGGTTCAAAGATGCCGGGTGTCATTTATGTGAAGAAGACCAAGAAGAAGGCCAAGGAACCGCAGCTGCTCAAGGAACCCGGAGAGGCAGGTGAAGCTGCAGAGGGCGAAGAGGAAGAAGCAGAGGAAGAGCCCGAGGTCGTCGAAGAGGCCCTCGAGGGTATTACGGATATGGACGAACTCCGAGAACTGGAGGAGCTGGACAGTCTGGACCTCATCGATGAAGAGGGCGACGGAGACAAGGGAGGAAATGACGAATGA
- the rpmC gene encoding 50S ribosomal protein L29, which yields MTRLTAKDIRKLNPMERKKKLEQLYNELSSTRVQMVTGGSTENPYKIRTIKRTIARIKTIEREQEAQGL from the coding sequence ATGACCAGACTCACAGCGAAAGATATTCGCAAACTCAACCCAATGGAGAGAAAGAAGAAGCTGGAACAGCTGTATAACGAGCTCTCCAGCACGAGGGTCCAGATGGTGACTGGCGGGAGTACCGAGAACCCCTACAAGATCAGGACAATCAAGAGGACAATCGCACGAATCAAGACGATAGAGCGAGAACAGGAGGCTCAGGGACTATGA
- a CDS encoding 50S ribosomal protein L22, translating to MPNYRYSIIGLDPDKTAIASGRNMRCSPKHSREICNVIRGMMLDKAIQLLEDVIEQKAWIPYRRHKKQRGHHPGLKWAATGGHPVKASQDILKVIKNAESNADNKGLDIDRLKIIHAAAHRGRVYKAYVERAFGRSSPSFQQTTHIEIVLEEVA from the coding sequence ATGCCGAATTACCGATACTCTATCATAGGCCTAGACCCCGACAAGACCGCGATAGCCAGCGGTAGGAACATGCGCTGTTCACCGAAGCACAGCAGAGAGATCTGCAATGTGATTCGCGGAATGATGCTTGACAAGGCGATTCAGCTTCTCGAAGATGTGATTGAACAGAAGGCATGGATTCCATATAGGAGACACAAGAAGCAGCGAGGACATCACCCCGGGCTGAAGTGGGCAGCAACAGGCGGACACCCAGTGAAAGCATCTCAGGACATCCTGAAGGTGATCAAGAACGCTGAGAGCAATGCGGACAACAAGGGTCTGGACATAGACAGGCTGAAGATCATTCATGCAGCAGCTCACAGAGGACGTGTCTACAAGGCATATGTGGAGCGAGCCTTCGGCAGGAGCTCTCCAAGTTTCCAGCAGACCACGCACATTGAGATAGTCTTGGAGGAGGTCGCATAG
- a CDS encoding DUF1922 domain-containing protein: MKPFVVFMCSSCGRFTNAPLGQKHRRCSYCGKIIDIRKAATAVFDRQDDAIVAVKEFNAGKSEEFKMAVERSKAKLEALMPKERLDGSDFETDGNETSVPAGKTARLMTLLEREAGTQPCNLDRLRELCEQYGLDWDWVEGNLTKMASAGEVLFPRPWLVRLVTHPSAGKEETVTKATDVTKEILTMIREAGGTVSVQEVITHFAQKGVSVADVESSLNRLMQSGTVYEPRTGTVSLL; the protein is encoded by the coding sequence TTGAAGCCCTTCGTAGTGTTCATGTGTTCCTCATGCGGACGCTTCACAAACGCGCCCTTGGGTCAGAAGCACAGACGGTGCAGTTACTGCGGAAAGATCATAGACATCCGCAAGGCGGCGACTGCCGTCTTTGACAGACAGGATGACGCCATAGTAGCTGTCAAGGAGTTCAACGCAGGCAAGAGCGAGGAGTTCAAGATGGCAGTGGAGAGGTCCAAAGCCAAACTGGAGGCATTGATGCCGAAGGAGCGACTCGATGGGAGTGATTTCGAAACGGATGGCAATGAGACTTCGGTCCCCGCTGGTAAGACCGCACGGCTGATGACTCTGCTTGAGAGAGAGGCTGGCACTCAGCCGTGTAATCTGGACCGACTCAGGGAGCTCTGTGAGCAGTATGGACTCGACTGGGACTGGGTCGAGGGAAATCTCACTAAGATGGCGAGTGCAGGAGAGGTTCTATTCCCGAGACCTTGGCTTGTCAGACTGGTGACCCACCCATCGGCCGGAAAAGAGGAGACAGTCACAAAGGCGACTGATGTGACAAAGGAGATCTTGACCATGATTCGAGAGGCAGGTGGCACAGTTTCAGTTCAGGAGGTCATTACCCATTTTGCACAGAAGGGCGTGAGTGTAGCGGATGTTGAGTCATCCCTCAACAGGCTAATGCAGTCGGGCACAGTGTATGAACCACGAACTGGGACGGTCAGCTTGCTGTAG
- a CDS encoding 4Fe-4S binding protein produces MPKRAKEIVINPIFCKGCHICIYVCPHSVLAKSEQVDNRGFFLPVVVDLEACKVCRLCEMHCPDFAISVASD; encoded by the coding sequence TTGCCTAAGAGAGCAAAGGAAATCGTCATCAATCCGATATTCTGCAAGGGCTGCCACATCTGTATCTATGTATGTCCTCACAGTGTTCTGGCCAAGTCGGAACAGGTGGACAACCGGGGCTTCTTTCTACCCGTCGTCGTTGACCTTGAGGCCTGCAAGGTCTGTCGATTGTGTGAGATGCATTGTCCCGACTTCGCCATATCTGTAGCATCCGATTAG